The Brassica napus cultivar Da-Ae chromosome C7, Da-Ae, whole genome shotgun sequence genomic interval catccgtaatgtacaggtccacaaggcaatgcctcatatgggaggtggacagctaaatgctccatgacgtcaaaaaatcccggaggaaatatcttctccaagttgcataATAATGTGGGAATGTTCTCGTGAAGTTGTTccacgacttcttctttaagagtgcgtgtgctcagatccctgaaaaattgtccaatgccttgtatattccaaaaacaattaaacacattagtagtcatatattattgcaaactaaaccattataaaattaatgcgttataatatactacctgcaagtgcttcatgtacgtttatTGGAAGTAGCTCCGTACATGCAAAGAGAAGTaatcgttgcataaagacatgacaatcatgactcttcatcccggagaacttttgacccttttcaacacatctagagagatttgaaacatacccatcggagaacttcacttctgatgccacccagttgaacaacaccgactttttttcagaagacaatctgaatatcggaacgggaacttgtccattgctttttttatgtaactcacttcttgagcaaatatccggcaagtccaacctcaattttatgttgtcttttatcttccctgggacattcaatgtTGTagtcatgatgttctcaaagaaattcttctctatatgcatcacatcaaggttgtggcgcagaagaagatccttccaatatggcaactccgaaaacatactcttcttgtgccagttgtgccGAACACCGTaaaaatcaggcatattacgggggacatgccaattaccaccacgAGTAACTGTTTCCAAAGCTCCGTAGTaatcgatttgcgcttcaatttgttctccagttagatatggaggaggagtgtctctcacaacccttttgtgcctaaacaatttcttgtttcttcggtacgaaTGGACAATGGGAaaaaatcgacggtgacaatagaaccaacttgtcttcctaccattcttcagttgaaactcATATGTCGTTCCaatacaatatggacaagctaatctcccatgtgtagtccatccagacaaatatttcatggctcgctcatactgatacatccatccgtaatgtacaggtccacaaggcaatgcctcatatgggaggtggacagctaaatgctccatgacgtcaaaaatcccggaggaaatatcttctccaagttgcacaataatgTGGGAATGTTCTCGTGAAGTTGTTCCACGACTTCtactttaagagtgcgtgtgctcagatccctgaaaactTTTCCAATGCCttgtatattccaaaaacaattaaatacattagtagtcatatattattgcaaactaaaccattataaaattaatgcgttataatatactacctgcaagtgcttcatgaaCGTTTATTGGAAGTAGCTCCGTACATGCAAAGGGAAGTaatcgttgcataaagacatgacaatcatgactcttcatcccggagaacttttgacccttttcaacacatctagagagatttgaaacatacccatcggagaacttcacttctgatgccacccaattgaacaacaccgactttttttctgaagacaatctgaatatcggaacgggtcCATTGCTTTTTaaatgtaactcacttcttgagcaaatatccggcaagtccaacctcaattttatgttgtcttttatcTTCCCTAGGACATTCAAtgttgtattcatgatgttctcaaagaaattcttctctatatgcatcacatcgaggttgtggcgcagaagaagatccttccaatatggcaactcccaaaacatacccttcttgtgccagttgtgccGGACACCGTaaaaatcaggcatattacgggggacatgccaattaccaccacgAGTAACTGTTTCCAAAGCTCCATAGTaatcgatttgcgcttcaatttgttctccagttagatatggaggaggagtgtctctcacaacccttttgtgcctaaacaatttcttgtttcttcggtacgaatggacaatgggaagaaatcgacggtgacaatcgaaccaacttgtcttcctaccattcttcagttgaaacgcatctgtcgttccattacaatatggacaagctaatctcccatgtgtagtccatccagacaaatatttcatggctcgctcatactgatacatccatccgtaatgtacaggtccacaaggcaatgcctcatatgggaggtggacagctaaatgctccatgacgtcaaaaaatcccggaggaaatatcttctccaagttgcataATAATGTGGGAATGTTCTCGTGAAGTTGTTccacgacttcttctttaagagtgcgtgtgctcagatccctgaaaaattgtccaatgccttgtatattccaaaaacaattaaacacattagtagtcatatattattgcaaactaaaccattataaaattaatgcgttataatatactacctgcaagtgcttcatgtacgtttatTGGAAGTAGCTCCGTACATGCAAAGGGAAGTaatcgttgcataaagacatgacaatcatgactcttcatcccggagaacttttgacccttttcaacacatctagagagatttgaaacatacccaacggagaacttcacttctgatgccacccagttgaacaacaccaactttttttctgaagacaatctgaatatcggaacgggaacttgtccattgctttttatatgtaactcacttcttgagcaaatatccggcaagtccaacctcaattttatgttgtcttttatcttccctgggacattcaatgttgtattcatgatgttctcaaagaaattcttctctatatgcatcacatcgaggttgtggcgcagaagaagatccttccaatatggcaactcccaaaacaTACCCTTCTTGTGCAAGTTGTGCCGAACACCGTaaaaatcaggcatattacgggggacatgccaattaccaccacgAGTAACTGTTTCCAAAGCTTCATAGTaatcgatttgcgcttcaatttgttctccagttagatatggaggaggagtgtctctcacaacccttttgtgcctaaacaatttcttgtttcttcggtacgaatggacaatgggaagaaatcgacggtgacaatcgaaccaacttgtcttcctaccattcttcagttgaaacacATCTGTCGTTcaattacaatatggacaagctaatctcccatgtgtagtccatccagacaaatatttcatggctcgctcatactgatacatccatccgtaatgtacaggtccacaaggcaatgcctcatatgggaggtggacagctaaatgctccatgacgtcaaaaaatcccggaggaaatatcttctccaagttgcacaataatgTGGGAATGTTCTCGTGAAGTTGTTccacgacttcttctttaagagtgcgtgtgctcagatccctaaAATTTTTTCCAATGCCttgtatattccaaaaacaattaaacacattagtagtcatatattattgcaaactaaaccattataaaattaatgcgttataatatactacctgcaagtgcttcatgtacgtttatTGGAAGTAGCTCTGTACATGCAAAGGGAAGTaatcgttgcataaagacatgacaatcatgactcttcatcccggagaacttttgacccttttcaacacatctagagagatttgaaacatacccatcggagaacttcacttctgatgccacccaattgaacaacaccgactttttttctgaagacaatctgaatatcggaacgggtcCATTGCTTTTTaaatgtaactcacttcttgagcaaatatccggcaagtccaacctcaattttatgttgtcttttatcTTCCCTAGGACATTCAAtgttgtattcatgatgttctcaaagaaattcttctctatatgcatcacatcgaggttgtggcgcagaagaagatccttccaatatggcaactcccaaaacatacccttcttgtgccagttgtgccGGACACCGTaaaaatcaggcatattacgggggacatgccaattaccaccacgAGTAACTGTTTCCAAAGCTCCATAGTaatcgatttgcgcttcaatttgttctccagttagatatggaagaggagtgtctctcacaacccttttgtgcctaaacaatttcttgtttcttcggtacgaatggacaatgggaagaaatcgacggtgacaatcgaaccaacttgtcttcctaccattcttcagttgaaacgcatctgtcgttccattacaatatggacaagctaatctcccatgtgtagtccatccagacaaatatttcatggctcgctcatactgatacatccatccgtaatgtacaggtccacaaggcaatgcctcatatgggaggtggacagctaaatgctccatgacgtcaaaaaatcccggaggaaatatcttctccaagttgcacaataatgTGGGAATGTTCTCGTGAAGTTGTTccacgacttcttctttaagagtgcgtgtgctcagatccctgaaaaattgtccaatgccttgtatattccaaaaacaattaaacacattagtAGTCATATATTTTTgcaaactaaaccattataaaattaatgcgttataatatactacctgcaagtgcttcatgtacgtttatTGGAAGTAGCTCCGTACATGCAAAGGGAAGTAAtagttgcataaagacatgacaatcatgaatCTTCATCctggagaacttttgacccttttcaacacatctaaagagatttgaaacatacccatcggagaacttcacttctgatgccacccagttgaacaacaccgactttttttctgaagacaatctgaatatcggaacgggaacttgtccattgctttttatacgtaactcacttcttgagcaaatatccggcaagtccaacctcaattttatgttgtcttttatcttccctgggacattcaatgtTGTAGTAATGATGTTCTCAAtaaaattcttctctatatgcatcacatcgaggttgtggcgcagaaaaagatccttccaatatggcaactccgaaaacatactcttcttgtgccagttgtgccGAACACCGTaaaaatcaggcatattacgggggacatgccaattaccaccacgAGTAACTGTTTCCAAAGCTCCATAGTaatcgatttgcgcttcaatttgttctccagttagatatggaggaggagtgtctctcacaacccttttgtgcctaaacaatttcttgtttctttggTACGAATGgacaatgggaagaaatcgacggtgacaatcgaaccaacttgccttcctaccattcttcagttgaaacgcatctgtcgttccattacaatatggacaagctaatctcccatgtgtagtccatccagacaaatatttcatggctcgctcatactgatacatccatccgtaatgtacaggtccacaaggcaatgcctcatatgggaggtggacagctaaatgctccatgacgtcaaaaaatcccggaggaaatatcttctccaagttgcacaataatgTGGGAATGTTCTCGTGAAGTTGTTccacgacttcttctttaagagtgcgtgtgctcagatccctgaaaaattttccaatgccttgtatattccaaaaacaattaaacacattagtagtcatatattattgcaaactaaaccattataaaattaatgcgttataatatactacctgcaagtgcttcatgtacgtttatTGGAAGTAGCTCCGTACATGCAAAGGGTAGTaatcgttgcataaagacatgacaatcatgactcttcatcccggagaacttttgacccttttcagcacatctagagagatttgaaacatacccatcggagaacttcacttctgatgccacccagttgaacaacaccgattTTTTTTCcgaagacaatctgaatatcggaacgggaacttgtccattgctttttatatgtaactcacttcttgagcaaatatccggcaagtccaacctcaattttatgttgtcttttatcttccctgggacattcaatgtTGTagtcatgatgttctcaaagaaattcttctctatatgcatcacatcgaggttgtggcgcagaagaagatccttccaatatggcaactccgaaaacatactcttcttgtgccagttgtgccGAACACCGTaaaaatcaggcatattacgggggacatgccaattaccaccacgAGTAACTGTTTCCAAAGCTCCATAGTaatcgatttgcgcttcaatttgttctccagttagatatggaggaggagtgtctctcacaacccttttgtgcctaaacaatttcttgtttctttggTACGAATGgacaatgggaagaaatcgacggtgacaatcgaaccaacttgtcttcctaccattcttcagttgaaacgcatctgtcgttccattacaatatggacaagctaatctcccatgtgtagtccatccagacaaatatttcatggctcgctcatactgatacatccatccgtaatgtacaggtccacaaGGCAATGCCTCATATAGGAGGTGGACAGCTaaatgctccatgacgtcaaaaaatcccggaggaaatatcttctccaagttgcacaataatgTGGGAATGTTCTCGTGAAGTTGTTccacgacttcttctttaagagtgcgtgtgctcagatccctgaaaaattttccaatgccttgtatattccaaaaacaattaaacacattagtagtcatatattattgcaaactaaaccattataaaattaatgcgttataatatactacctgcaagtgcttcatgtacgtttatTGGAAGTAGCTCCGTACATGCAAAGGGAAGTAAtagttgcataaagacatgacaatcatgactcttcatcccggagaacttttgacccttttcaacacatctagagagatttgaaacatacccatcggagaacttcacttctgataccacccagttgaacaacaccaaTTTTTTTCcgaagacaatctgaatatcggaacgggaacttgtccattgctttttatatgtaactcacttcttgagcaaatatccggcaagtccaacctcaattttatgttgtcttttatcttccctgggacattcaatgttgtattcatgatgttctcaaagaaattcttctctatatgcatcacatcgaggttgtggcgcagaagaagatccttccaatatgacAACTCCCAAAacatactcttcttgtgccagttgtgccGAACACCGTaaaaatcaggcatattacgggggacatgccaattaccaccacgAGTAACTGTTTCCAAAGCTCCATAGTaatcgatttgcgcttcaatttgttctccagttagatatggaggaggagtgtctctcataacccttttgtgcctaaacaatttcttgtttcttcggtacgaatggacaatgggaagaaatcgacggtgacaatcgaaccaacttgtcttcctaccattcttcagttgaaacgcatctgtcgttccattacaatatggacaagctaatttcccatgtgtagtccatccagacaaatatttcatggctcgctcatactgatacatccatccgtaatgtacaggtccacaaggcaatgcctcatatgggaggtggacagctaaatgctccatgacgtcaaaaaatctcggaggaaatatcttctccaagttgcacaataatgTGGGAATGTTCTCGTGAAGTTGTTCCACGACTTCTTTTTTAAGAGTGCTTGTGCTCAGACCCCTGAAAAATTTTCCAATGCCttgtatattccaaaaacaattaaacacattagtagtcatatattattgcaaactaaaccattataaaacTAATGCGTTATAAtatactacctgcaagtgcttcatgtacgtttatTGGAAGTAGCTCCGTACATGCAAAGGGAAGTaatcgttgcataaagacatgacaatcatgattcttcatcccggagaacttttgacccttttcaacacatctagagagatttgaaacatacccatcggagaacttcacttctgatgccacccagttgaacaacaccgactttttttctgaagacaatctgaatatcagaacgggaacttgtctattgctttttatatgtaactcacttcttgagcaaatatccggcaagtccaaccttgattttatgttgtcttttgacTTTCTTGGGATATTCAAtgttgtattcatgatgttctcaaagaaattcttctctatatgcatcacatcgagggtgtggcgcagaagaagatccttccaatatggcaactcccaaaatatactcttcttgtgccagttgtgccGAACACCGTaaaaatcaggcatattaccggggacatgccaattaccaccacgAGGAACTGTTTCCAAAGCTGCATAGTaatcgatttgcgcttcaatttgttctccagttagatgtGGAGgtggagtgtctctcacaacccttttgtgcctaaaaaatttcttgtttcttcggtacggatggccaattgcgttttcccgccaaaaccgagaaattacgttttcccgccgaaattgagaaattgtgttttcccgccaaaaccaaaaaattgtgttttctcgccaaattGAGAAATTGTGTttccccgccaaaaccgagaaattgcgttttttctgccaaaaccgaaaaattatgtttcccgcaaaaaccaccaaattatgttttccgcccaaaccgagaaattgcattttcccgccaaatttatgaaatacatttttccgtcaaaattgtGAAATTATGTTTCCGTCAAAAtcgttaattttttattttaacgatAAAACCGTTTTTTTGGGTTAAATCGTAAAACTTTACTTTTTGTTGTTACACTCATGAAAGTATGTTTCAGGAAGCCCATGGACACCCATTGTCCATTTGGTCTTAGACCAATTGGTATTCGCCCAATTGGACTATGTACCAATTGGTCTTTTGTCCGGTTGGACCATGTATTAATTGGACACGTCCATAGCCCGTCCAAAATGAATTGGACTGGGCTAGCCTATAGTCTGCCCGCCCAGTTGACACCCCCACCCACACAACCAAGATATTTTTTTGCATGGAATTCTTATTTCGAAAATCTTACTAAAACGTTTACTCGAGAGGGTGTCAACaagtatattattttatctGGTCTTCTAATAGCGATGAACATAAAAATATGGTAACGTTTTTAGTTTACCGGTCTAAGCAAATCCTCGGTCATACATGGAAACTGATTAGACCCGCCGTCGAATCCGAGATTGTATGTTTGACCGTAAATTGAACGGCTACGATTTTGTACAGCGGAAACAAGCAAAATCCAGACAGAAACATACACGTAATCCAGTGTCCTTTTCGGATTATCAAACAAAATCTGAGTTTGATTGAACTATATGGGTCCCGCTGATTAGAAGAAGCGTGGGATTGATCTGAAGGGATCAGAtagatttttcttcttctcattacTTTGATTTGTTGCTCTGTCTTTATTTGGGTCGttgaaatttcttaaaaattacCCCACGGTAACTgcttttctttttatctttctcgAGGTAATTTTGAAATTGATCTAGATGATTTTGAAAAAGATACTGTaatctttttctttcaaatgttaatatgttttacataatcagccataaaatcattataattaatttcttGTAGAGCTTTACATTCATTTACTATAGAAAGTAAACATTACTTTTACACATATATTTGCTTATTTGTAATTTAATATTAGAGGGCACTTTCCAATTTTCAAATGttcttatataattatttttaaaaatgtgataatccaaaaataattaaatcaagaAGCATGGTGTGGTTGTTGCACTTGCATGAATCCCAAAAAAAGTTCATGTGTTTGTAAAAAACTTCAAGAAATTTTTATATTCtcatttattttgattatttactGTTTTAACTACTTGTGGCTGAGATCTGagtaaataatcaaaattatagAGATCATATAACATCAAAAGTTCAGAAGTGATTAAAGAGTCCATTCAATTTTGAAGATACCAAATTAACCTCATAAAAGTGTAGAATATCTTAGTTTTGTTTAGAGCATCTGAaacttatctatatatataatatatatatatatatatatatattcagttaaaactattatataattagttttgttccaatatatgtttttatagaGACATAATAGTATTTTCTGTATTTAtctctttgaaaaaaaaaactctattataTTGATGGGTTTGAGATGATTTTAGTCTAATGATATAATCCCAATTAAAAATTCATGTGCGGTTGATTCAATCGATTAGAATGATactattttagtgttttttggTGTACCGAACCTGAATCTAGTCTTATTGCTATATCTAGAGAAGGAACTTTGAGAAGAATCCATTTCTTAAAGTAAAGAAACCAAATTAGAATCCTCGAAGAAGTCCATGCTTGTCCTCTCTCGTCAAACAAAATCAATTTCATACGGAGTAGTTTTAAAGAGTCTTGGTCTTCGGTTTAAAGAAAGTAACGTAGAATTGGGAGATGCGTACCAGTAATCATCGTGATATACAAGTGTCAATTGGCTTTGTTGCCGACACGTAACCACAACTCACCCAACACAAGATCTCTTTGTCATGAAGAATGATACGGCTCTACTTCTTTCTTTTATATCATTACAAATTCTTAAATtatcatcatatattatatacaaacaCACAAAGATAAATGTGTAAGAGACTAATTTGGCGTTGCGCACCAACCTAACTTCCCTTCTACTTCATCTACAACTCGTGTCCACTTTTGTTCAAGATTACTATTATAAACACGCCTCCCGCGTGAAAGTTAAAGCGCAGACATCATAAGAAACCTACAAACAGAATTCTTCTGGCTTCACTGCCGATTTGTGATGGAGAACAAGAAGACCAATCATGGAGATGATGAGCATGATTGTGTTCCTCCTATCCATATCCAAGTCGTGAAGATCAAAAAAGAGTTTGAGAAGATACATCAGCCTGAGATGCCTAGGGTGCTTCGAGAGATCACTAGTCCACGGCGTTCCCGTTCTCCCCTCGGCTTAGGAGAGAGAGACAGGCCTATCTCCGTTGGGAATTGATAACAAAGAGAGATAAAGATAGGTGATCCTTTATGTATTAGAGTTTCTCTTTATCTTTCAATGTAAATATCTTTGGTTAATGTAATGAGTCTACTGTTCTAATCTCTTTTCTCTCGTTTGTTGTAATCTTTAAGAGGTAATCCAACTAGTTCATAGAGAAATCTCGATCGCTATATGTTTTTCTAATCGAAAAAAATCGGTCCTTGTCCCTGGCCCTACGGACGTAAGCCCCGGacgtctacaaaaaaaaaacaatcttaaaAAGATGAAACAAGTAAAGCCTAGAAAACTTACAGGATGATGCTCATTATTTATAAAGCACCAGGTGTCTCCTGAGATGATAGTAACTTACTTAACCCTTCTTGTGAAATCTTTCATGACATCTATGATCGTAGATGACAGAGATCTAAGACGCAAACCTTAAATTGGGTGGTTGTGTCAGCTCCATTCTCTTCTTTTATGATCAGAACAGATCTATGAGAGGAAGCATCAAGGGAACAAAGATCCACCGTGAAGCTTTTTATTATCATGTAAGCAAAATGCTCAACAACTGACATGGTCCACCCTAAGGAAGAAGATGTATTCACATCTTCCCATT includes:
- the BNAC07G11000D gene encoding uncharacterized protein BNAC07G11000D — translated: MENKKTNHGDDEHDCVPPIHIQVVKIKKEFEKIHQPEMPRVLREITSPRRSRSPLGLGERDRPISVGN